CTAAACGATCTTTGATGAGGAAGATCGAACCAAGTCGAACGATTGCGCTCTCATAGATGATAGACATTCTTAACCGGCCAGATACTTTACGATTAATGTCTCAAAAAATGCAGATAAGGTTTAAGCACTTTATTCTTATCTGCCTTTGTTCCATCATAAGATATCGATATAATAGGAATATTAATATCCTTTTCTAGTTTCTTACAAATGGTTTCACTAGACAGACTGGGACAACAAAACATAGGATTAACATTTACAATGAATCTCATGTTTGGATAATTTTCATAAAAGCACAATGTCTTAAGAAGATTTTCCACCGTTTCACCGTCGTGATTCACAGAAAGGCCATATGTTTTTAAATATCCAGTAATATTCTTTTTGAATAAAAAATTGATGTCAGGAATAATTTCTTCAGCTAGGAAGACAAATTTACGCATTAAAAAATTTAGGGTATTGAAAAGAGCTTTATCAGAAATCAATCCAATATATTCTCTGTTACTCCACTGTTGTAAATAATGGTGAGTATTCAGAATAATTTTTTGTCCAACCATAAAAGGAAAAGATACGACTTCCGCTCCTGCCATTTCAATTTCATGAACAAGATTCTGGTTAAAAACATCATTATCACGAACAAAGATGTCACCGATAATCCCCACCTGAGGAAGAATAGCGTCATGAACATCAATTTTCTTAAAGTCCTCTAAAACTTTTTGAAAGGACTTAACTTTCGAAATGCCGTTCGAAAAGCAATCAAACAGGTCATGGATGGCGTTTTCGCAAACTTTGTCGGTTGCCCCCCTTATTCTCTCTCTTGGTCGGATTTTATATGTTATTCTTTGAATTAACGCCGCTATGATATATGCCATAAATCCTTCGTATAAAAGTCTTATTGGCAGATCTTTCGGCAAAAACTCGCGCACCATCACGTCCACTTTTTCCATGCCGTGGCCCATTGTCCCTAAAATATGCTTGATCATGGTAGAATATTGCGGAAAATTACATGAGAACATGCTATCAGTATTACAAATGATGGCAGTTTTTGAGGGGTCAAGATTGTATTTTTCTATGGTATTCATTACTCCATAAACTAAACCGGTTAATGGCAAGCACATTCCATCATTCATTGAACTGCCTTTCTGAAGAGTATCCGATGTTTCTTCAATCAAGATGGTTTTGATTCCGGCATGAATAAAGGCACCTTGCAATAATTTCGCGCTGAGGGGATCATACGCCGGCAAGAGATACGTTTTGTCTTCAAATGCTTTCTTTAGATTAATTGCGGGCGCAGAAATTGTGGTTTCTACCCGAGAGAAACTTCTAAAAGTTTCTAAAGCAGCCTCCAGACGTGTTTCATAGCCTCCGTGATCTTGATGTTCATCAAGTTGCAGGATAAGGTAAGGCTTTCCGTAATAATTCATGATCTCTTTGAAATAGGGAAGCATGAAAGAATCCGGCGAGCATTTGAATGCCGTCATGTAAATCGGGAACAGGCCGTCCATTTGGGCCACCATTTCGGCCGCTTTTAAAATAATATTTCCATAATGCCAGTGATTGCGCCTGATAAAATCTTTCGCAGCTTTTAGCCGTTCTTCATCAACAGGAATCATGTCCATGTAAAATGATCGGACTCCCATTTCAGCAAACTTTTCAGGAATGCTTTTGTTAAGTGAAGGATTCAAAACTATATACGGCCTGCCCAAAAATACAACACCGATATCACCAACCCTTTTCCATTGATTTTTAAATACATCGTGCAGGTCTTTTTTCTTTTCTAAAAACCAGTTCCATGCAATTTTGAAGCTTTCTCTAGCCTGTCCAAATGAAACAAGATTCCTAATCTTTTCAGGAAATGCGCGATAAATATCATGTATTAATTGATCGGGGTTTCCTTTGTCGACATCCAGCGTCGGTGCGATCATCTTTCGCGTGAGATCTATGCCCGGGGTGTTATAAAGTACGGGCAAAACATAGTTCGAATGATAACAATATAATTTTTTTTCTTTTCCTGAGATATTTGCAAAAAGTTGCGGGAAAAAAATATAGTCGGCCTTGGTGGTTAACTCCGCAATGTGTCCGTGAAACTCCGTTATGGGAGCACAATACGCAGCTGCTCTGATTTCTTTTCCCGCTGTTATTTTAGCCGGATCGGCCGAGGTCACGTAGGTCTCGAAACCTAAATTCTCAAAAAATAGTTTCCAGAGAGGTACGTATTCAAACATGGTGAGAGCGGAGGGTATCCCGATCTTTATTTTTCTTCGCAGAAGATCGCGCGGAGGTTGGTTAATCGCGGCTTCTTCTCCTTTCACCGGGGATTTTGCAGGAACGGGAGGAACAGAAAAAACTTTGCCATGATTGCTCAAGAGGTCAAAACCGTTGAGTTTTTTCTTCTTATGGAATGTTTCCTGTTCAGTACGGCCGCAAAGATATCCCCATCCGAGACGTTCCCCCTCTATGTCAATTTGTTTTATCTTACAGTGATTTTTGCAGTATTCACAAACATATTCATTAACGACAATGTTGTTCCGGTGCAGATCTTTTTTAAAAAGAGAGGGACCCTCAAGCCCTTTATCTGCTAGCTTTAAAGCAACGCCGAGGGCTCCGGTTAAATGGCAATATTTGGAAACGTAAATAGGTTTTTGAAGTTTTTGTTCAAAAGCTCGGACAAGCGCGAAATTCTTGGCGGTTGCACCTTGAAACGCTATGCAGTTCCCCAATTTGCTTAATTGGCCTACTTTCAAGAGATAATTATCTCGTACCGCATGAAGAGCCGCCGCAAGAAGTTCTTCTCGGCTGTATCCAAGACTAAGGAGAGAGTTCAAATCTCTTTCCATGAAGACGGTGCAACGGCCGTTGATTAAAGGAGAAGCTTGTTTTACTGCTAATTCTGCATAATCAGAAAGGCGTACGTGCAGCCTTTGGGCCTGCTCCTGAATGAAACTACCGGTACCTGCAGCACAAGAATAATTCATCACCGAGAAAGTTACTTGTCCATCTTTTAGAACGCTAAATTTGGAGTCTTGTCCGCCGATTTCAATGATCGTGTCAATTTCCGGATTCAGATGGTATGCCGCCCTGGCATGAGCGGTTATTTCATCAACACTATAATCTGCCCGGGCAGCTTTTTGAATGAATTTGCTTCGCCCGGATCCTGTTGTTCCTGATGCCAGAATCCTAAAATTCACCGCAAAATCACGTTCTATCTTTTCAATAACACTAGTAATTTTCTGGAGCGCCGCAATCGGCTGTCCGCCGGTGTAGGTATACAACCCTGAGATAATATTGCATTTCTTATCCATTAAGACAATTTTTGTACTTGTTGATCCTATGTCAATACCAAGATAGGAATCAATCGTGGCCCCCTTCGCAAGTGGAATGTAGATATCAATTTCCACATCATCGATAATTTTTGAAAACCAGCTTGAAAAATCAGGAACTTTGGTCTTTGTTTCTGAAAGAGGAGGATAGCAGTATGATTCAGGGGTGGCAGTCCTATTTAGTAACGATGTAAGAGGAATCGCTCCTTGAAAGGTATTATCGTTTTTCTTCCTTTTAGCAAAGAATGCTGCCCCGATAGCCTCTATATATTCGCTATCAGGAAGTGTGCGTATGTCCCGCTTTGCCACTTGAGAGAGATAATAGACAACCTTCTTGTTTTTACTAACACCCCCAACGGCAACGACGGGATCTAGAATAGTATTGCCGGGAAAGAGTGTATCGTAAATATTTTGGGCTACACCCTTACAAATGCCGGCTGCTATAGCTGATAGGCTATAGCCTTGTTGTTGGATATGAACAAGATCTGTTTTTGCAAAAACGGCGCAGCGGGTTGCAACTTTCGGGGGGTCACCTTCATAGTCTTCAGCAAGCTTGCTCAGTTCGGCGCTGCTTGGGAGATTAAGCCTTGAAGCCTGTTGGTCAATAAATGAACCTGTGCCTGCGGCACACGGTGCATTGGAAATAAATTTTTTATAAATGCCGTTTTCATCTAGAAGAATGATGCCGAAATTTTCTCCGCCTATGGTTAGGATGGAACGAGCTTCCGGGAAAAAATATTTTACTCCCTCAATAATTGCGACTTGTTCATTAACTTCAGTGCCCGACGTAAAATATCCACGCCCTTTTTCGGCAACAACAGCAAATGAATCAAGACTGTCTATAGAAAGCTTTTTCAACATCTCTTCTAGCGCTGCAGAGATGTTTCCATTGTGAAAAAGATAATCTTTATAAATTATTTTATTTTTGTCATCAACAAGAACAATCGAAGCAGAGACCGTTCCGATATGAATGCCTGCAGCAAATGATTCTTTCATAATAATTAGTTCGCCACGTGAACCCAGATCCATGGGCAATTCGACAAGCTCATTGCCCTGAGTAACATCGAAGGGCTCACTCCCGTGGCATCAGGGTCACCGCCCTGCGGGAATATTTAGCATTCATCCCCATTCTTACTAACGGGGCATCCTGTGGGGCTGGGTGAAATTACCAGTCTCCTGTTTGGTGGTGAATTGTCAGTCTTCCTTGTGCAAGAAGTTGCCTGTGGAGTTTAGGAATTTAATATTATCTTTTCCAAAATAATTAATCAAGTCAACGTATCAAATCATATAAAATCTAACCCGAGAAGGATGTCAGATTATGAAATCGAGGTTTAAAATGGAATACTTGAAACAAGTTTACACCCGACGATAGGCGACTAAAGCTAAAAGATTTCTTATCAAAAAGAAAATATATAGAACTACTAAACCATGTTATTTACTTAAACATCATATCCCCATAAAAACAGCCCACTGAAATGTCTATGGCCCGGGCTTCATAGCAGTTTCCACCCCTAGGTGGAAACAATTGAATAATTATACTGAAATATGAATATGATTTCCACCTACGGGGTGGAAATCTAGGTTCAGCCAAGGAGGTCGTCTTCTACTTTTTTTTCTTCGCTAGTTTCAAGAAAATCAATTCCTTCATGGGGATAAGTTTTGATTTTCTTTAGGACAATAATATTATACCATTGATACAACATATCCCCGATAACTACAAGCGCAAGCAAAGCCATAAAAATTACGAGCAAAATATCTATTTTATACGCTATTGCATCCGATACTACAGTAGACGAACGGGCTTTTTCAGTAAACATTCCTACCAGCTGCCAAGACGCGGTAAGAGTGGTAGAAAACATAAATAACATAGGAATAAAAGTAACCCAGGCATATTTAAGTTTATTTTCCCTGATTATTATTGTTGTCCCAACCCCTAAGGCTATTCCTGAAAGAAGCTGGTTGGACAATCCGAACATAGGCCAGATCGTTGAAACATTCCCCGAATAAATAAGATAACTCCAGGCAATAACTACTAAAAAACTTGTTAATATAATTCCCGGCATCCACGAACGCTTTCCTAAAGGTTTATAAACATATCCGCCGAATTCCTGAACAAGGAAACGGGCTACTCTTGTCCCGGCATCAACTGTAGTCAAAATAAATAATGCTTCAAACATCAAAGCAAAATTGTACCAGTAAGGCATCAGTCCTTTCATTCCTGGAAGATTACCAAGAATTGAAGCCATACCCACAGCCAAAGACACAGCTCCTCCGGGCCTTCCTGAAACATCAATTCCGACTAATGCAGAAAGCTCGTGTATCTTTTGAGCGGGAAAACCAAGCACAGCTAATTGATCCAAAGATAATTTTGTATTTATTGCAAAATAGTCGCCGGGAATAAGTATCGTTGCGGCGATAAGCGCTATCATGCTGACGAAACCTTCCGTAAGCATTGCGCCGAAACCTATCATAGGTATTTGTTTTTCGGACATTATCATACGGGGAGTTGTCCCCGAGGCAATCAGCGAATGGAATCCCGATATTGCTCCGCAG
The genomic region above belongs to Elusimicrobiota bacterium and contains:
- a CDS encoding acyl-CoA dehydratase activase — encoded protein: MKESFAAGIHIGTVSASIVLVDDKNKIIYKDYLFHNGNISAALEEMLKKLSIDSLDSFAVVAEKGRGYFTSGTEVNEQVAIIEGVKYFFPEARSILTIGGENFGIILLDENGIYKKFISNAPCAAGTGSFIDQQASRLNLPSSAELSKLAEDYEGDPPKVATRCAVFAKTDLVHIQQQGYSLSAIAAGICKGVAQNIYDTLFPGNTILDPVVAVGGVSKNKKVVYYLSQVAKRDIRTLPDSEYIEAIGAAFFAKRKKNDNTFQGAIPLTSLLNRTATPESYCYPPLSETKTKVPDFSSWFSKIIDDVEIDIYIPLAKGATIDSYLGIDIGSTSTKIVLMDKKCNIISGLYTYTGGQPIAALQKITSVIEKIERDFAVNFRILASGTTGSGRSKFIQKAARADYSVDEITAHARAAYHLNPEIDTIIEIGGQDSKFSVLKDGQVTFSVMNYSCAAGTGSFIQEQAQRLHVRLSDYAELAVKQASPLINGRCTVFMERDLNSLLSLGYSREELLAAALHAVRDNYLLKVGQLSKLGNCIAFQGATAKNFALVRAFEQKLQKPIYVSKYCHLTGALGVALKLADKGLEGPSLFKKDLHRNNIVVNEYVCEYCKNHCKIKQIDIEGERLGWGYLCGRTEQETFHKKKKLNGFDLLSNHGKVFSVPPVPAKSPVKGEEAAINQPPRDLLRRKIKIGIPSALTMFEYVPLWKLFFENLGFETYVTSADPAKITAGKEIRAAAYCAPITEFHGHIAELTTKADYIFFPQLFANISGKEKKLYCYHSNYVLPVLYNTPGIDLTRKMIAPTLDVDKGNPDQLIHDIYRAFPEKIRNLVSFGQARESFKIAWNWFLEKKKDLHDVFKNQWKRVGDIGVVFLGRPYIVLNPSLNKSIPEKFAEMGVRSFYMDMIPVDEERLKAAKDFIRRNHWHYGNIILKAAEMVAQMDGLFPIYMTAFKCSPDSFMLPYFKEIMNYYGKPYLILQLDEHQDHGGYETRLEAALETFRSFSRVETTISAPAINLKKAFEDKTYLLPAYDPLSAKLLQGAFIHAGIKTILIEETSDTLQKGSSMNDGMCLPLTGLVYGVMNTIEKYNLDPSKTAIICNTDSMFSCNFPQYSTMIKHILGTMGHGMEKVDVMVREFLPKDLPIRLLYEGFMAYIIAALIQRITYKIRPRERIRGATDKVCENAIHDLFDCFSNGISKVKSFQKVLEDFKKIDVHDAILPQVGIIGDIFVRDNDVFNQNLVHEIEMAGAEVVSFPFMVGQKIILNTHHYLQQWSNREYIGLISDKALFNTLNFLMRKFVFLAEEIIPDINFLFKKNITGYLKTYGLSVNHDGETVENLLKTLCFYENYPNMRFIVNVNPMFCCPSLSSETICKKLEKDINIPIISISYDGTKADKNKVLKPYLHFLRH